One Microlunatus soli genomic window carries:
- a CDS encoding 4-hydroxy-3-methylbut-2-enyl diphosphate reductase, whose amino-acid sequence MTSQTQPVSTPTDDATGGTDQPTASGKRVVVAAPRGYCAGVDRAVITVERALETYGAPIYVRKQIVHNKHVVENLEQRGAIFVDELSVVPEGATVVFSAHGVSPAVRDEAKERQLHTVDATCPLVTKVHHEAKRFAREDLDILLIGHAGHEEVEGTTGEAPDNVTLVQSPADVADVEVRDPSKVAWLSQTTLSVDETMQTVSKLREKFPELINPPSDDICYATSNRQAAIKQIAGHSDLVIVVGSANSSNSVRLVEVALEAGAKAAYRVDNAGEIADEWLDGVESVGVTSGASVPDDLVTGVLEHLQSKGFPAATEERLTEESLVFALPPELRRDLRKGALND is encoded by the coding sequence ATGACGTCGCAGACCCAGCCGGTGAGCACCCCGACCGATGACGCGACCGGCGGCACCGACCAGCCGACCGCGAGCGGCAAGCGGGTCGTCGTCGCCGCTCCGCGTGGCTACTGCGCCGGCGTGGACCGTGCGGTGATCACCGTCGAGCGGGCGCTGGAGACCTACGGTGCGCCGATCTACGTCCGCAAGCAGATCGTGCACAACAAGCACGTGGTGGAAAACCTCGAGCAACGCGGCGCGATCTTCGTCGACGAGCTGTCGGTGGTGCCGGAGGGCGCGACCGTGGTGTTCTCCGCGCACGGCGTCTCGCCGGCGGTCCGGGACGAGGCCAAGGAACGGCAGTTGCACACCGTCGACGCGACCTGCCCGTTGGTGACCAAGGTGCACCACGAGGCCAAGCGGTTCGCCCGCGAGGACCTGGACATCCTGCTGATCGGGCACGCCGGTCACGAGGAGGTCGAGGGCACCACCGGTGAGGCGCCGGACAACGTGACGCTGGTCCAGTCGCCGGCTGACGTCGCCGACGTCGAGGTCCGCGACCCGTCCAAGGTCGCCTGGCTGAGCCAGACCACGTTGAGCGTCGACGAGACGATGCAGACGGTGTCCAAGCTGCGGGAGAAATTCCCGGAGTTGATCAATCCGCCCAGCGACGACATCTGCTACGCCACCTCCAACCGGCAGGCGGCGATCAAGCAGATCGCCGGTCACTCCGATCTGGTGATCGTGGTCGGCTCGGCCAACTCGTCGAACTCCGTACGCCTGGTGGAGGTCGCGCTGGAGGCCGGTGCGAAGGCCGCCTACCGGGTCGACAATGCCGGCGAGATCGCCGACGAGTGGCTGGACGGGGTCGAGTCCGTCGGTGTCACCAGCGGTGCCTCGGTCCCCGATGATCTTGTCACCGGAGTGCTGGAACACCTGCAGAGCAAGGGATTCCCGGCCGCGACCGAAGAACGACTGACCGAGGAGTCGCTGGTCTTCGCGTTGCCGCCCGAACTGCGTCGTGATCTCCGCAAGGGTGCGCTGAACGACTGA
- the ychF gene encoding redox-regulated ATPase YchF, whose translation MALTIGIVGLPNAGKSTLFNALTRNNVLAANYPFATIEPNVGVVGVPDPRLNVLAGLYSSERVMPATVSFVDIAGIVRGASTGEGMGNAFLSHIREADAICQVTRVFEDADVTHVDGKINPAGDIETISTELILADLQTIEKALPRLEKEARFAKDKQAVVAAVKEAQQVLEEGRGVFQAGLDREPLRELFLLTAKPFLYVFNTSTDETDEATREELRKLVAPAEAIFADAKIEAELAEMEPEEAAEFLADMGIDEPGLDVLARVGFETLGLQTYLTAGPKEARAWTIPKGATAPEAAGVIHTDFQKGFIKAEIVSYDDLVAAGTMLEARNKGKVRMEGKDYVMQDGDVVEFRFNV comes from the coding sequence ATGGCCCTCACCATCGGAATCGTCGGTCTGCCCAACGCGGGCAAGTCGACGCTCTTCAACGCCCTGACCCGCAACAACGTGCTGGCCGCGAACTATCCGTTCGCCACCATCGAGCCCAACGTCGGTGTGGTCGGAGTCCCCGACCCTCGGCTGAACGTGCTGGCCGGGCTGTACTCCTCCGAGCGGGTGATGCCGGCAACCGTGAGCTTCGTCGACATCGCCGGCATCGTCCGCGGCGCCAGCACCGGCGAAGGGATGGGGAACGCGTTCCTGTCCCACATCCGGGAGGCCGACGCGATCTGCCAGGTGACTCGGGTCTTCGAGGACGCCGACGTGACCCACGTCGACGGCAAGATCAACCCGGCCGGCGACATCGAGACCATCTCCACCGAGTTGATCTTGGCCGACCTGCAGACCATCGAGAAAGCCCTGCCCCGGTTGGAGAAGGAGGCCCGCTTCGCCAAGGACAAGCAGGCCGTGGTCGCCGCGGTCAAGGAGGCCCAGCAGGTGCTGGAGGAGGGCAGGGGTGTCTTCCAGGCCGGGCTTGACCGTGAGCCGCTGCGGGAGCTGTTCCTGCTGACCGCCAAGCCGTTCTTGTACGTCTTCAACACCAGTACCGACGAGACCGACGAGGCCACCCGCGAGGAGCTGCGCAAGCTGGTCGCGCCGGCCGAAGCGATCTTCGCCGATGCCAAGATCGAAGCCGAGCTGGCCGAGATGGAGCCCGAGGAGGCCGCGGAGTTCCTGGCCGACATGGGCATCGACGAGCCCGGTCTGGACGTGCTGGCCCGGGTCGGTTTCGAAACCCTCGGGCTGCAGACCTACCTGACCGCCGGGCCCAAGGAGGCCCGGGCGTGGACGATCCCCAAGGGTGCGACCGCTCCGGAGGCCGCCGGTGTCATCCACACCGACTTCCAGAAGGGCTTCATCAAGGCCGAGATCGTCTCCTACGACGACCTGGTCGCAGCCGGCACCATGCTGGAAGCCCGCAACAAGGGCAAGGTTCGGATGGAGGGCAAGGACTACGTCATGCAGGACGGCGACGTGGTCGAGTTCAGGTTCAACGTCTAG
- the xseA gene encoding exodeoxyribonuclease VII large subunit has product MALESSPEQPQPLRVVAQAVKGWIERLGWVWVEGQLIQINRRSGSRTVFLTLRDKLAEVSASVSISPANLDLAGPLQEGATVALRLRPSYYTPSGRFSFYCDEIRPVGEGRLLAQLEQTKRLLQAEGLFDRARKQPLPFLPAAVGLITGANSAAERDVVENARRRWPAVMIETRNTLVQGPQAAAEIITAVQQLDRLPTVQVIVIARGGGSLEDLLPFSDEGLIRAVAGCRTPVISAIGHETDQPILDLVADVRASTPTDAARRVVPDVTEEVARIDQARERATAAMISIIARQQEALSTIRSRPVLADPTATFDLRYEQLDSFRHRGFRAIRQLLTQEASSVDHILARVRAMSPKATLDRGYTILVDGQDRTVTDAAEVADDDRLVAHLASGRLDLRVTGRHDAPGGEHSDQPPDQNQHLHDHDEPLRDQ; this is encoded by the coding sequence ATGGCCCTGGAGTCCTCCCCTGAGCAACCGCAGCCGCTGCGGGTCGTCGCCCAGGCGGTCAAGGGCTGGATCGAGCGGCTCGGCTGGGTCTGGGTCGAGGGCCAGCTGATCCAGATCAACCGGCGGTCGGGCTCGCGCACGGTGTTCCTGACGCTGCGCGACAAACTCGCCGAGGTCTCGGCCAGCGTCTCCATCTCTCCGGCCAATCTTGATCTTGCCGGTCCACTGCAGGAGGGTGCGACGGTCGCGCTCCGATTGCGGCCCAGCTACTACACCCCGAGCGGCCGGTTCTCCTTCTACTGCGACGAGATCCGACCGGTCGGCGAAGGACGGCTGTTGGCTCAACTCGAGCAGACCAAGCGTTTGTTGCAGGCCGAGGGCCTGTTCGACCGGGCGCGCAAGCAGCCGCTGCCGTTCCTGCCCGCAGCCGTCGGACTGATCACCGGCGCGAACAGCGCGGCCGAGCGCGATGTGGTGGAAAACGCCCGACGGCGCTGGCCGGCGGTCATGATCGAGACCCGCAACACACTGGTCCAGGGCCCCCAGGCAGCCGCCGAGATCATCACTGCCGTGCAGCAACTCGACAGACTTCCCACCGTCCAGGTGATCGTGATCGCCCGAGGTGGCGGCTCCCTGGAGGATCTGCTGCCCTTCTCCGACGAAGGGTTGATCCGCGCCGTCGCCGGCTGCCGGACACCGGTGATCAGCGCAATCGGACACGAGACCGATCAGCCGATCCTCGATCTCGTTGCCGACGTCCGAGCGTCGACGCCGACCGACGCGGCCCGCCGCGTGGTGCCCGACGTCACCGAGGAAGTGGCTCGGATCGATCAGGCGCGGGAGCGGGCGACCGCGGCAATGATCTCCATCATCGCGCGACAGCAGGAGGCGCTCAGCACGATCCGCAGCCGCCCGGTGCTGGCCGATCCGACAGCGACATTCGACCTGCGGTACGAACAGCTGGATTCCTTCCGGCACAGGGGTTTCCGGGCGATCCGGCAGTTGCTCACCCAGGAGGCGAGCTCGGTCGACCACATCCTGGCCCGGGTTCGGGCGATGTCACCCAAGGCGACCCTCGATCGTGGCTACACGATCTTGGTCGACGGCCAGGATCGGACCGTCACCGACGCCGCCGAGGTCGCCGACGACGATCGGCTCGTTGCCCACCTCGCCAGCGGGCGGCTCGACCTGCGGGTGACCGGACGACACGACGCACCAGGCGGCGAGCACTCCGACCAGCCGCCGGACCAAAATCAACACCTGCACGACCACGATGAACCGCTACGCGACCAGTGA
- a CDS encoding exodeoxyribonuclease VII small subunit, with the protein MTDEPTEEDLSKLSYEQAREELVAVVQRLESGGAPLAESLALWERGEKLAAICQQWLDGAKATVEAARAAADADPS; encoded by the coding sequence ATGACCGACGAGCCGACCGAAGAGGACCTGAGCAAGCTCAGCTACGAGCAGGCCCGCGAGGAACTGGTCGCCGTGGTGCAGCGACTGGAGTCCGGCGGTGCACCGTTGGCCGAGTCGCTGGCGCTCTGGGAACGCGGCGAGAAGCTCGCGGCGATCTGCCAGCAGTGGCTGGACGGCGCGAAGGCCACGGTTGAGGCCGCGCGCGCTGCGGCGGACGCCGATCCCTCCTGA
- a CDS encoding Uma2 family endonuclease yields MTAHQAGLQQTGQPLVLPWSRALTVADMENLPDDGHRYELIDGVLIVTPAPIVRHQIAVSGFEAVLRQLSPPSLRVLHAPLDVVLADDTVVEPDILVARRSDFVEKNLPTAPLLAVEVLSPSTRMIDLSVKRDRYRRAGVESYWVFDPAQARLVAWELRDGEYEQVADVTGDESWTARKPYEVTVVPARLLD; encoded by the coding sequence GTGACCGCGCACCAGGCAGGACTGCAGCAGACGGGGCAACCGCTGGTGCTGCCGTGGAGTCGTGCGCTGACGGTGGCCGACATGGAGAACTTGCCTGATGACGGCCACCGCTACGAACTCATCGACGGAGTGCTGATCGTGACCCCGGCGCCGATCGTCCGGCACCAGATTGCCGTCAGCGGTTTCGAGGCGGTTCTGCGGCAGCTGTCCCCACCGAGCCTGCGAGTGCTGCACGCGCCCTTGGATGTGGTTCTGGCTGATGACACTGTGGTCGAACCGGACATCCTGGTCGCCCGGCGCAGCGATTTCGTCGAGAAGAACCTGCCAACCGCACCACTGCTGGCCGTGGAGGTGCTCTCGCCAAGCACGCGGATGATCGACCTCAGCGTCAAGCGTGATCGCTACCGGCGTGCCGGCGTGGAGTCCTATTGGGTCTTCGATCCGGCACAAGCGCGTCTGGTCGCTTGGGAGCTGCGCGATGGCGAGTACGAGCAGGTCGCCGACGTCACCGGCGACGAGTCCTGGACGGCGCGCAAGCCGTACGAGGTGACGGTCGTCCCCGCGCGGCTGCTCGACTGA
- a CDS encoding YwaF family protein: MDIIGESFTSYGLGHRLMLILTAVGIVALIPFGRRLRGSVAETRISRAFGVALLTISTINLAIGLWPANFVLALSLPLHFSDALRFIAGYALLTRRPWAVAITYYWGLTLNPQALLTPTLTYNLAPWYDFTVYWAQHIGVMWAAVWLTWGLGLSPTWRDYRRSMIITVGWAALAFTVNVVARTDYGFLNGKPSGGSALDLLGPWPWYLASEAAAMIIIWALITWPWAVLSRRGTPASPP; the protein is encoded by the coding sequence GTGGACATCATCGGCGAGTCCTTCACGTCGTACGGGCTCGGGCATCGGCTGATGCTGATCCTGACCGCCGTCGGCATCGTCGCGCTGATCCCGTTCGGTCGGCGGCTCCGGGGCAGCGTCGCGGAGACCCGGATCAGCCGGGCCTTCGGCGTCGCGTTGCTGACGATCTCGACGATCAACCTGGCGATCGGGTTGTGGCCGGCCAATTTCGTGCTGGCGCTGTCGCTGCCACTGCACTTCTCCGACGCGCTCCGTTTCATCGCCGGCTATGCACTGCTGACCCGGCGTCCGTGGGCGGTGGCGATCACCTACTACTGGGGGCTGACGCTCAATCCGCAGGCCCTGCTGACGCCGACACTGACCTACAACCTGGCTCCGTGGTACGACTTCACCGTCTACTGGGCTCAGCACATCGGTGTGATGTGGGCGGCGGTCTGGCTGACCTGGGGGCTTGGCCTGTCGCCGACTTGGCGGGACTACCGGCGGAGCATGATCATCACCGTCGGCTGGGCCGCACTCGCGTTCACCGTGAACGTGGTCGCCCGCACCGACTACGGTTTCCTGAACGGCAAGCCGAGCGGCGGTTCGGCGCTGGACCTGCTCGGGCCGTGGCCGTGGTACCTGGCCTCCGAGGCAGCAGCCATGATCATCATCTGGGCGTTGATCACCTGGCCGTGGGCGGTGCTCAGCCGGCGAGGAACGCCCGCATCGCCGCCGTGA
- a CDS encoding M18 family aminopeptidase gives MAAMPVDQTIARQHIDDLAAYVVASPTPYHAVAEGARRLTVAGFRELDETETWELTPGGYFVIRDGSLVAWRIPDTAGPGTGFRIIGSHTDSPTFKLKPRPDIRTADGWQQVGVEIYGGPLLNSWLDRELGLAGRVVIADGSATRIELIKTGPMMRIPQLAPHLDRSVNDVGVKLDRQQHTTPVWGVGRPDRSILDQLASLAGAGHDQLLGFDITAYDVAEPAVFGVDDEFFASGRLDNLSSVHAGLRALQDAETGPHIPLLVAFDHEEVGSATSSGAAGPILESVLQRIGLALGAAGQDHLRALAGSICLSADTGHAVHPNYPGHHDPQHRPVLNGGPLLKINAVQRYATDANGIAAWRQACGTAGVTSQDFVSNNAVPCGSTIGPITATRLGITTVDVGVPLLSMHSAREMAGVQDSAAITAAMRAFLAG, from the coding sequence ATGGCTGCCATGCCTGTCGACCAGACCATCGCGCGTCAGCACATCGACGATCTCGCCGCCTATGTCGTGGCCTCGCCGACCCCGTACCACGCCGTAGCCGAGGGGGCCCGCAGGCTGACCGTCGCCGGTTTCCGCGAACTGGACGAGACCGAGACCTGGGAGCTGACGCCGGGCGGCTACTTCGTGATCCGGGACGGCAGTCTGGTGGCCTGGCGGATTCCCGATACCGCCGGCCCGGGCACCGGCTTCCGGATCATCGGCTCGCACACCGACTCGCCGACCTTCAAGCTCAAGCCCCGACCGGACATCCGGACCGCGGACGGCTGGCAGCAGGTCGGCGTCGAGATCTACGGCGGCCCGCTGCTCAACTCCTGGCTGGATCGTGAACTCGGTCTTGCCGGCCGGGTGGTGATCGCCGACGGTTCGGCGACCCGGATCGAGTTGATCAAGACCGGGCCGATGATGCGGATCCCGCAGCTCGCTCCGCATCTGGACCGGTCGGTGAACGACGTCGGGGTGAAGCTTGATCGGCAGCAGCACACCACGCCGGTCTGGGGAGTCGGCCGGCCCGACCGTTCCATCCTTGATCAGCTGGCGTCGCTGGCCGGTGCAGGTCATGATCAACTTCTGGGATTCGACATCACGGCCTACGACGTCGCCGAGCCGGCGGTCTTCGGAGTGGACGACGAGTTCTTCGCCTCGGGACGGTTGGACAACCTGAGCAGCGTGCACGCCGGCCTGCGGGCTCTGCAGGATGCCGAGACCGGGCCGCACATCCCGCTGTTGGTCGCCTTTGATCATGAGGAAGTGGGCAGCGCGACCTCCTCCGGTGCCGCCGGGCCGATCCTGGAGAGCGTGCTGCAGCGGATCGGGCTGGCGCTGGGAGCCGCCGGCCAAGATCACCTTCGCGCGTTGGCGGGATCGATCTGCCTGTCGGCCGACACCGGTCACGCTGTCCATCCCAACTATCCCGGTCATCACGACCCGCAGCACCGGCCGGTGTTGAACGGTGGCCCGCTGCTCAAGATCAACGCCGTCCAGCGCTACGCCACCGACGCCAACGGCATCGCCGCCTGGCGGCAGGCCTGCGGGACGGCGGGGGTGACCAGCCAGGACTTCGTGTCGAACAACGCCGTACCGTGTGGCTCGACGATCGGGCCGATCACCGCGACCCGACTCGGCATCACCACCGTCGACGTCGGGGTCCCGTTGCTGTCGATGCACTCGGCCCGGGAGATGGCCGGCGTCCAGGACTCGGCGGCGATCACGGCGGCGATGCGGGCGTTCCTCGCCGGCTGA
- the rmuC gene encoding DNA recombination protein RmuC — MATSIVLALLGGLLLGALVAGVAGWLISRARSETRGARDQAELAQINSDQARTRSELAHAQAQAAEARSEAAQARTELARNQRLVAEARAEASAAQAEAAEVQAGLAKATAERTAAIQRAQEIAADREAMLNQFKVLSAETIDRQTKQADATAANRLKATEQLMAPVRESLDRFNARLTDVEKERAAMSADLRAQVQTVRQTGETLRQETSALVTALRKPQVRGAWGEVQLKRVAELSGMLEHCDFDLQTTTRTSDGTVRPDMRVDLSEGKHIFIDSKAPLSAFLDAAEADDPDVREQHLRRYAKHVRTHVDQLSSKQYWKAAETPEFVVLFLPSEAFFSTALEQTPDLTEYAARKDVVIATPTTLIGMLRSVAYGWRQAALAESAAEVFKLGRELHEKLGLMGNRFDKLGRALRTSVNAYNETVATVEGTVLVRARKFTDLKVSEADLKAPEAVDAPIRQIQAQELVDDAVSVEPMVGRESRRRSKRKSSAPEADELVRGEPDLFELTAGEAEPPSDADTGS, encoded by the coding sequence GTGGCTACTTCGATCGTGCTCGCTCTGCTCGGCGGACTCCTGCTCGGCGCCCTGGTGGCCGGGGTCGCCGGCTGGCTGATCAGCCGCGCCCGTTCCGAGACCCGCGGTGCCCGCGACCAGGCCGAGCTGGCCCAGATCAACTCCGATCAGGCCCGGACCCGGTCGGAGTTGGCGCATGCCCAGGCCCAGGCCGCCGAGGCCCGCTCGGAGGCGGCGCAGGCGCGTACGGAGCTGGCCCGCAACCAGCGACTGGTGGCCGAGGCACGAGCCGAGGCGTCGGCGGCGCAGGCCGAGGCCGCCGAGGTGCAGGCCGGTTTGGCCAAGGCAACGGCCGAGCGGACCGCCGCGATCCAACGCGCCCAGGAGATCGCCGCCGATCGGGAGGCGATGCTCAACCAGTTCAAGGTGCTGTCGGCCGAGACCATCGACCGGCAGACCAAGCAGGCCGACGCGACAGCTGCCAACCGGCTGAAGGCCACCGAACAGCTGATGGCGCCGGTCCGGGAATCGCTGGACCGGTTCAACGCCCGGCTGACCGACGTGGAGAAGGAGCGGGCGGCGATGTCGGCCGACCTGCGGGCCCAGGTCCAAACCGTCCGGCAGACCGGCGAGACGTTGCGCCAGGAGACGTCGGCGCTGGTCACCGCACTGCGCAAGCCGCAGGTGCGCGGCGCCTGGGGCGAGGTCCAGCTCAAGCGGGTCGCCGAGCTGTCCGGAATGTTGGAGCACTGCGACTTCGACCTGCAGACCACGACCAGGACCAGCGACGGCACCGTCCGACCCGACATGCGGGTCGATCTGAGCGAGGGCAAGCACATCTTCATCGACTCCAAGGCGCCGTTGAGCGCTTTTCTCGATGCCGCCGAGGCCGATGATCCCGACGTCCGCGAGCAGCATCTGCGGCGCTACGCCAAACATGTCCGGACCCACGTCGACCAGCTGTCCTCCAAGCAGTACTGGAAGGCCGCCGAGACGCCGGAGTTCGTGGTTCTGTTCCTGCCCAGCGAGGCGTTCTTCTCCACCGCGCTGGAACAGACCCCCGACCTGACCGAGTACGCCGCCCGCAAGGACGTGGTGATCGCCACCCCGACGACGCTGATCGGGATGCTCCGTTCGGTGGCCTACGGCTGGCGGCAGGCGGCATTGGCCGAGAGCGCGGCCGAGGTGTTCAAGCTGGGCCGGGAGCTGCACGAGAAGCTCGGGCTGATGGGCAACCGCTTCGACAAGCTCGGGCGAGCGCTGCGGACCTCGGTGAACGCCTACAACGAGACCGTCGCTACCGTCGAGGGCACGGTATTGGTCCGGGCCCGGAAGTTCACCGACCTCAAGGTCAGTGAGGCCGATCTGAAGGCGCCCGAAGCCGTCGATGCTCCGATTCGACAGATCCAGGCCCAGGAGTTGGTCGACGATGCCGTGTCGGTCGAGCCGATGGTCGGTCGGGAGTCACGCCGGCGGAGCAAGCGGAAGAGCTCCGCACCGGAGGCCGACGAGTTGGTCCGCGGTGAGCCCGACCTGTTCGAGCTCACCGCCGGCGAGGCCGAGCCACCCTCCGATGCCGACACCGGAAGCTGA
- a CDS encoding dihydrofolate reductase family protein, producing the protein MGTIRVVNFMSLDGVIQSVLSADEDRDGGFEAGGWVSALMDDDVARIMAEATTGASAMLLGRRTYQGFAAIWPTADPSEPPVAAMNRMPKYVVSATLATADWANTTVLSDPGDVEQIKATIDGDILVFGSSVLLQSLFRLGLVDEIWLLIFPLVIGSGKKMFPDGSPALSLELTGSELTSTGVAVHRYTV; encoded by the coding sequence ATGGGCACGATCCGGGTGGTCAACTTCATGTCGCTGGACGGTGTCATCCAGTCGGTGTTGTCGGCCGACGAGGACCGCGACGGCGGCTTCGAGGCCGGCGGCTGGGTCTCGGCCCTGATGGATGACGACGTCGCCCGGATCATGGCCGAGGCAACGACCGGAGCGTCGGCGATGTTGCTCGGCCGGAGGACGTACCAGGGCTTCGCCGCGATCTGGCCGACCGCCGACCCGTCTGAGCCACCGGTGGCGGCGATGAACCGGATGCCGAAATACGTGGTGTCGGCGACGTTGGCCACCGCCGACTGGGCGAACACCACGGTGCTGTCCGACCCGGGCGACGTCGAGCAGATCAAGGCCACGATCGATGGCGACATCCTCGTCTTCGGCAGCAGCGTTTTGCTACAGAGTCTGTTCCGGCTCGGTCTGGTCGACGAGATCTGGTTGCTGATCTTCCCCCTGGTGATCGGGTCGGGGAAGAAGATGTTCCCCGACGGCAGCCCGGCCCTCTCGTTGGAGCTCACCGGCAGCGAGCTGACCTCGACCGGTGTCGCGGTCCACCGCTATACGGTCTGA
- a CDS encoding VOC family protein, with protein MTSPTKAPAAKKSPIGFGATVLDTPDPGALARFYAELLGWRVTEADDDWAVISGDGGELMFQQAQEFRPSTWPDAEIPQQFHLDLEAPDLEAAEAYALSIGAVRRRTADEPSDRFRVFVDPSGHPFCLCISAAPQD; from the coding sequence ATGACCTCACCGACGAAGGCGCCAGCCGCGAAGAAGTCACCGATCGGATTCGGCGCGACCGTGCTCGACACACCGGATCCGGGAGCGCTGGCCCGGTTCTACGCCGAGTTGCTCGGCTGGCGGGTGACGGAGGCCGACGACGACTGGGCCGTGATCAGCGGCGACGGCGGCGAGTTGATGTTCCAGCAAGCACAGGAGTTCCGGCCTTCGACCTGGCCCGACGCCGAGATCCCGCAGCAGTTCCACCTTGATCTCGAGGCACCGGACCTCGAGGCGGCCGAGGCCTATGCGTTGTCGATCGGGGCTGTACGGCGCCGGACGGCGGACGAGCCGAGCGACCGGTTCCGGGTCTTCGTCGATCCGAGCGGTCACCCGTTCTGTCTGTGTATTTCGGCCGCACCCCAGGACTGA
- a CDS encoding M23 family metallopeptidase — MEAHLDVAYPFTGTWRVQNSPADRVPSHGTAALASSHAIDFVPVTADGKSAPIRLASLLRTEPPDRFPGYGRPILAPVDGIVVATSDDATDHDAYRGVPSIGYALTQQQRLAGGWPNLAGNHLLIESDGVVIALCHLQRSSLRVTPGERVRTGAPIARCGNSGNSTEPHVHVQAIDRVDVEQARAVPLSFRGVLPHNGDVLDVPE; from the coding sequence ATGGAAGCTCACCTCGATGTTGCTTACCCCTTCACAGGAACCTGGCGTGTGCAGAACAGCCCGGCTGATCGGGTGCCGAGCCATGGCACGGCCGCGCTCGCCTCATCGCACGCCATCGACTTTGTTCCGGTGACAGCCGACGGCAAGAGCGCACCGATCCGTCTCGCGTCACTCCTCCGTACAGAACCGCCCGATCGGTTCCCCGGTTACGGTCGCCCGATCCTTGCTCCGGTGGACGGCATCGTCGTCGCGACGAGCGACGACGCAACCGATCATGACGCCTACCGCGGCGTCCCCTCGATCGGCTACGCCCTGACGCAACAGCAGCGGCTGGCCGGTGGGTGGCCGAATCTTGCCGGCAATCATCTCCTCATCGAGAGCGACGGGGTCGTCATCGCTCTCTGCCATCTCCAGCGGTCGAGCCTGCGGGTCACACCCGGCGAGCGGGTACGCACCGGCGCCCCGATCGCACGCTGCGGAAACTCGGGCAACAGCACCGAACCCCACGTCCACGTCCAGGCGATCGACCGCGTCGACGTCGAGCAGGCCCGAGCCGTTCCGCTGTCGTTCCGGGGCGTGCTCCCCCACAACGGAGACGTCCTCGACGTTCCCGAGTAG
- a CDS encoding ArsR/SmtB family transcription factor, with the protein MPTDVFTAIAEPHRRAILDQLRAGPASVGELVDRMGLPQPTVSKHLRVLRDHRIVSCRTAAQSRIYQLNTEPLAELDDWLQPYRLLWQRSFAALGDHLDRTDEKRTR; encoded by the coding sequence ATGCCGACGGATGTCTTCACCGCGATCGCCGAACCCCATCGCCGCGCGATCCTGGACCAGCTGCGCGCCGGACCGGCGAGCGTCGGCGAACTGGTGGATCGGATGGGACTGCCCCAGCCGACCGTCTCCAAGCACCTCCGAGTGCTCCGCGACCACCGAATCGTCAGTTGCCGGACCGCTGCGCAGTCCCGGATCTATCAGCTGAACACCGAACCCCTGGCCGAGTTGGATGACTGGCTGCAGCCCTATCGCCTGCTCTGGCAGCGCAGCTTCGCAGCGCTCGGCGACCACCTTGATCGAACCGATGAGAAGAGGACCCGATGA
- a CDS encoding SRPBCC family protein, which produces MNTRTRQDFDPGPLKPATISPAGGRWTLVYRQQFNHSPQAVWAALTDPDQLSAWAPYTADRDLGSTGPATLIMIDGPDRKRLPATVIVADRPAVLEFDWGGQLLRWELQPTTDGTELVLQHTVDERDSLSSMAAGWHLCLLVADAALRGEPFGPITGEAAKEYGWDDLERGYAAEFGRHDTAG; this is translated from the coding sequence ATGAACACCAGGACACGGCAGGATTTCGATCCCGGCCCCTTGAAGCCGGCCACGATCAGCCCGGCCGGCGGCCGATGGACGCTGGTCTACCGGCAACAGTTCAACCATTCCCCCCAGGCCGTCTGGGCGGCGCTCACCGACCCCGACCAGCTCTCGGCCTGGGCTCCGTACACCGCCGACCGCGACCTCGGCAGCACCGGTCCGGCCACCCTGATCATGATCGACGGCCCCGACCGGAAACGCCTCCCCGCAACCGTCATCGTCGCCGATCGTCCGGCGGTGCTGGAATTCGACTGGGGCGGACAGCTGCTGCGGTGGGAACTGCAGCCGACCACCGACGGCACCGAACTGGTGCTGCAGCACACCGTCGACGAGCGGGACAGTCTGTCCTCGATGGCGGCCGGCTGGCACCTCTGCCTGCTCGTCGCCGACGCCGCGCTGCGCGGCGAACCCTTCGGACCGATCACCGGCGAAGCAGCCAAAGAATACGGGTGGGACGACCTCGAACGGGGCTACGCGGCCGAATTCGGGCGGCACGACACCGCCGGCTGA